The genome window cttcAGGATGTTGATATTAATAACGAtgatgtgatgataatgataattagtgatgacgatgatgatgataataataataataataataataataataataataataataataacgataataataataataatgacagtattaacaatgataataataaaaataatgaattaacAATAGGAAGAACGCAACCACAACACAacgaaaatattgataaaagacCATTCCGCTTAACATAATAAGTTAAACTAACATAAATAGGTTTAGAAACACGATCATTATGCTTATGAACTTTATGACTGACACAGGCATGAGCAAAAGAAATAGAGCCAATGATTAAAACCttacagcctttttttttttttataacctccATGCTGAAGGCAAATTTCTATGCTAACCAAAGATATAACTCCAGTAGATAATGTTAAACAAGACAAACAGTATGAGTGTGGTGTATCTGGCGAGCGTGATAAGACCtgcagtagttgtagtgatcTTCTCGTAGCTCCTGAGGGCCTTGGGCGAGCGTGGGCCTGACGGGGACTGAGACAATGGCGACACTTTAGTTAATGCCGGCAAGTCTGACACCACCCCCGGTATGGAGTCACCCAGAGAATTGTCAATGATGGCATGGAAGATGATCACCATGAAACTTATGACAATGCAGAAGAGGAGCCACACGTCCACCATTTTGAAGTAGGAAGTTTTGGGCAGCGATGAAGACACTTGTGTAAAAAGTGTGGCCATGACTAGGAGTGCTGTGAGAGTTGTCATCACGCGGACCTCAAAGATGTGAGGACGGAAGAACAGACTGACGTAGCTAATCACCAGCAGGATGAGAGATGGAGTGTAGATATTGAGAATCGCGTACCCTGATCGCCGTGTTAGAGGAATACGTACTCTGGCTTCGCTAAACTCCCCACTGTTGTCATAATGTAGTGTCGGTTGTGACAAGTGGTATTCCAATAGCATCTTACTACCAATGTACACAGCGGTGGTCTCCACGGCATTGAACTCGAGGTAGTTGCTCGAGGCAGACAACATACGTAAATGCATGTCGCAATACTGGGAGTCGAATGGGTACAGCATTAGATCAAAGTCACAGACGAACAGAGTGTTATATTTCCTGGAGAGAACGAGTTGGTTGTCCTCTCCAGGGTACAGTACCACTTCTCCTGGGGCACCGCCGTCTCTCTGCTTGGAAGGTACAAGCTGCTGCAGGTGGAGGGATGTTTCTAAATCGACTATTGTGTGTTGGTGACTCTCCGTGTTGATGAACCCAACAACGGGTGTCCAGAGGCTTATCATGCTGCTGTGCGTCACTTTATTGAGGCTGTCGTTAGTCTTCAGGTTGAGAAACGTGAGGCGGTTGTCGAACCACTTCATCCTCACCTCATACGTTGTCTTCATGTTCATCTTGGTCGTTTCGATGGCTGTGGAGTCTATGATGATTTCCAGAGCCACCGGTAAGCTGGAGGACTCGTGCTTGCTGCTCGGCCGCGGAGGAAGATCCATTTTGTAGTTATTTGGCTTAGTGATGAGCTCGCAGTCTGCCTCGTCGCTGTGGTCCAGACAGTCGTACTTCAGATCACAGCGGTTCTCGAGGGGGATGCAGGTGGCGTCATCGCAAGTGTAGCTGTTGTCTTGGCAGGGTGTGAGGGCAAGGGTGCGCTGTCCCTCCATCTGGTCACACACCTTGGCTTCCAAGTGCCAGACTCGACGGCCCATCGGCATTCCCATGGGGGCGTCTGGGTCCAGCCTTGCGATGGTTGTGTTCTTCACTACGTTGACCCAAAGCCACTCGTCTCCTTCCTTACGGATGTGGTATTCCCCGTAGCCTTTAAAAATAAGGTGCCCGAGCTCTTCTTGATAAGCGATGAAGTTAATATTACGGAGCTCCACCTCACACGTGCCCAAAAATGAGAAGATCTGCAGCTCCTGAAACTCACAGACGGAGCATTTGAAGTTGGTGGGACAGTCGTAGTCTGCCACTCCATTATGCTCAATTTTAGCGCAGTTCTCATAGAAAATGCCATTAGGTTCTCCGTCTTTCCAGGCCGGCATGGGTGCCGGAGCGTTATCGTAATGAGTCACCCAGGAACCTTCTTCCTCTATGTCAGTTAAGGGGGTCCAAAAATCCCCTCTGCAGTAGGTGGAGTCAGGCCAGGTTTTGGCTGAAAGATCAAACCAAAATTTGATTTCCTCCATTGTGGTGGGCAAAGGGAGATGCGTGCCCAGCGCTTCACAGATGTAAAACGCAAAGTCTACAGGCCGGGCAGGGAACCAGAAGTAAATCTTATCCTCGGTATTGTTGCAAAAGTGCGGGAGAGACACTTGGTACTCGGTGACATTGGAAAGTGTCCAACCAGCTTCCCACGAGATGTAGTTACCTTGTGGGTCACTCTTGCACTCCGCTATATCCTTCACTACGTCTTGTGTCAGAGGATAGTCCCACACGTTCACCTATGGAAGATATTAGTAATTTGTTAAAGAAAATTTTGAAGTTATAGTAATGTATGAACCTTTTTTTACTGTCTACACAAATCTTTTTAAAGAGCAGCCGACGATGCTATTCTAGATGCACTGTGGTATATACCTATTGGATTTCATGTAGTAAATAAACACCAAAGGAAATTGTTAGTTTCCGGCTCACCTGGGAGAGAGCGCCACTGTAGCTCTGCATGAGAGCCTCGTTCTGGCCGAGCCTCGCGTAGTCCCCGTAGATTGGTCGTCCCACGTTGTAGGTCATCTCGTACACCAACTCCCCATTAATGTATGTGTGGTACTTGTGGTTCGTGTGGTTGTAGGTAAAGCAAATGTGGTACCACCTGCGGCAAAGAATGGCGCCATGagctttcctgtttcacttcaTTAACCAGGACCGGTAATTAGATGCTTTCGATAGTTTTTagggaaaaatataatggaAGGATACGTATTAAGATAATGGCTAACAGTTTCAATAATGGTATTAAATTTTACTGCATTTGGCTGCCTTAGTTGCTACTGGATGATTCAGTGATAATTCATTCAATTGTGTAGCCTGTTGTACGTAATGACTGTAGCAACTAAACGATGCACGCATGTAACTAACATATGCTATGTTAGTATTTAACGCTTCTCATAACTCTTCCTAGCACATGATCTTTTATTCCTTAAGTTGCGTAAAACTTTCCACAGACCTGTAAGTCCTGAGTTTATTCTCGAGTGGTTGGAAGTTCCAGCGGTGGGAGATGACCGGCCTCACGCGATCCAGCCACAGCTCGCCCTTAAGTTGCGCGTGCAAGTCAAGCGGCTGATCGCGGAGCTGGAAGAATGTGCCCCGAGAATGCAGGAAGAAGAGCTTGAAACGACCGCATAGAGTCACGGAGTCCATCATCCGATTTCTGTCCAGTTTTTCTTTGTACTCAGCCACTGACCACCAGGTAGCCACACCGTCCTTCTGGAACTCCATCACCTGTACGCCTCCGGCACCACCTCCCAGGTATATCACCaccaggaacaggaggaggaggatgctcaGTATTCCTCGCCAGGCAGTTGCGTGTGCTTTGATATCCTCAAACATCATCCTCGTCTAGTTATTGCCTCCTGTTTCCGTCTGCTTATGATCTTGTCGGATTCCTGTGATCCCTTAAATAATTTACGCTGTCACCAGCCTCAAAATGGCAGGGAGATCTCACAGATTTGTAGTGTACTCTTTCTCTGCTCTGTCTCCCGTCCCGTCACGTGCCACACTGATCTTTTAAGAGCTAAATTGGGTATTTGTATGAAACCCTCGTCGAAGGAATCTTCAATAGTAGTTATTATTCATgattataatttcttttttcgaCTGCCTTTGATTTGGAAAGAATGAGGATCCGTAATGTATATTCATAGCGATAATCAGGATTTCTTGCACATATTTGAGACGAATATCTGGTTTCAACTTCCAGTATTCATAAATGGCAGCGTTATTTTATAAGCTTAGAACAGGAAAGCGAACATTAGTACTTAAGGTGACAAACTACGGCCTTGCGTGACCTCTACTACGGTAACGTTAGTATCTACCTTGTTGTTAGTTTTTAAGGAACATGTTTAATACCACAGCTTTAACAATATCCTAGCTCTTGCCTACGATTTTTTTAGCGGGGCAGTCGACGTACAGGTCCTCCAGCCTTTCGAGTGTCTGGGGAAAGCTAGAAAACCTGAGGACGGTTAACTGTCGAGACTCGGCTGTGACCAAGGGATCAAGGTTCATGGGGCCGAGATGAGCACTGTAGTAAGTCAATGTACTTTTTACATTTATAGCGATATAGTTTGCATAATTGAATCCCGATACTAGAATGCCTCTCTCGAATCGACTGGAGGATTTTATATCGCTTTATCACTTGAATAAAAAAGACACAAGATTAAATCGatttatagttttattttctggTGGAAAGTTCAACCCGTCGCATGTTATTATGATGCAATGAGGAGAGCCTGTTAAACTAGGTGAGAGACATCTTAGTCACTGTTGGTTTGCGTGCTTACGCTATTGAtgttagaaaagagaaataagtatGCACATGAAAATCTTGATATATTTATAGTAATccgtgtgtgggtgcgtgtTACTCTCCATGAGTCACTTACTGCAGCACAACACGAAGCTGAACACgtcacacacacttatacaacACCAACTCACAGCTACAGTTTCTAGGTAACGATTTTACAGCAGAAAAATTAATGTGTTTATTGGAAAATATGCGACATAGCTTCCTtcccccttactctctctctctctctctctctctctctctctctctctctctctctctctctctctctctctctctctctctctctctctctctctctctctctcttatagtaGTGTGTTTCATTATATTGTGTATgtaaaattgtaaagaaaattttctacgtatctatctattaaGCGATTACATCTTAGGTTAACGAAGTCGACTGCTCAGAATGATCGTAGCGCAGAGGATTTTTTACAATATGAATGGTTACATGCAAAGTTTCTCATGTACACTACACTTGGCAAATGGTCTCAGTGTGTATCATGAATATACATTCTTTAATTCAATGTTTAAACTTGTACTTTCTTCTGAACCAGGTCTTATGTCTTTTGTAAGGCGATCGACTCAATACATAGATTGTGGTTACGAAACTATTGTCATTAGCCTCAAGCTGTTGAATATCGCAGATGCTACCAATGCTGTCACTTGTTTCTGGTAAATGATGGATGATTAGGTGttatctatattatttttgtttcatcttgTTTTATCTCAACGCTAGACTCTCAatacttattcattttactttatttatttgacGCCATGTGAGTAAAGTAATTTTGTTGCAAGGTGATAATTACTAATCGGTCTGTCTATAATATAaaccacaactctctctctacaagtcaGTTAGTATTCCTCTGTGGTATTGACTTGAATGTTTTATTTTACAAGTATCAGCCACAATGCCGAGGCACACACGCAGTCACATAATTACAGATGTTTTAGTACCTTCCAAATCACTGGAATCTATTTAGTCCCCAACGGTGAAGGAGTTACAATATGCATGCCTGGAATGATTCATGTGTTGCAACACGGTTAATGTAATTAGAGTAAGGGCGGGTAGTGTCCTTCCAGGTGTCAATAGTGCCCCGCCCACCACTACACCCACTGCTTGCTATAAAAGCCTCTGTAGTTTCCCATCAGCGGTCCGACGTTGCTCAGGTGGTTTGCTCCTGTCTGCTCTTGCCTTCATTCCTCCTATATTCTGTTTGGAAAGGATTTGCTATCTCATCTTTAAAGTGCTTAAAACACTTCCCTCGTGCAATACGATACGAATGCTTTCATGAGCTTCTCCATTAATGCATATTATGGCATGAAGACTTTGGGCATTGCTTGTAGGGGCATAATGAGAGCTCTAGTGACTCTTCAATTCCTGCTGCACGTCGCTCACCCGCTTGTTGTAACGTCTGACCCACAAGGTAAAAAGATGTGTAGACTTTTGTGACCtgcgttcttttcttttcattctttattgttgttttaaatCATTCATAATAATTCTTAATCATACGTAATTATTCAAAGCTATCTTCTTCATCGGCTCTAA of Portunus trituberculatus isolate SZX2019 chromosome 32, ASM1759143v1, whole genome shotgun sequence contains these proteins:
- the LOC123511912 gene encoding uncharacterized protein LOC123511912, translated to MMFEDIKAHATAWRGILSILLLLFLVVIYLGGGAGGVQVMEFQKDGVATWWSVAEYKEKLDRNRMMDSVTLCGRFKLFFLHSRGTFFQLRDQPLDLHAQLKGELWLDRVRPVISHRWNFQPLENKLRTYRWYHICFTYNHTNHKYHTYINGELVYEMTYNVGRPIYGDYARLGQNEALMQSYSGALSQVNVWDYPLTQDVVKDIAECKSDPQGNYISWEAGWTLSNVTEYQVSLPHFCNNTEDKIYFWFPARPVDFAFYICEALGTHLPLPTTMEEIKFWFDLSAKTWPDSTYCRGDFWTPLTDIEEEGSWVTHYDNAPAPMPAWKDGEPNGIFYENCAKIEHNGVADYDCPTNFKCSVCEFQELQIFSFLGTCEVELRNINFIAYQEELGHLIFKGYGEYHIRKEGDEWLWVNVVKNTTIARLDPDAPMGMPMGRRVWHLEAKVCDQMEGQRTLALTPCQDNSYTCDDATCIPLENRCDLKYDCLDHSDEADCELITKPNNYKMDLPPRPSSKHESSSLPVALEIIIDSTAIETTKMNMKTTYEVRMKWFDNRLTFLNLKTNDSLNKVTHSSMISLWTPVVGFINTESHQHTIVDLETSLHLQQLVPSKQRDGGAPGEVVLYPGEDNQLVLSRKYNTLFVCDFDLMLYPFDSQYCDMHLRMLSASSNYLEFNAVETTAVYIGSKMLLEYHLSQPTLHYDNSGEFSEARVRIPLTRRSGYAILNIYTPSLILLVISYVSLFFRPHIFEVRVMTTLTALLVMATLFTQVSSSLPKTSYFKMVDVWLLFCIVISFMVIIFHAIIDNSLGDSIPGVVSDLPALTKVSPLSQSPSGPRSPKALRSYEKITTTTAGLITLARYTTLILFVLFNIIYWSYIFG